One genomic region from Streptomyces venezuelae encodes:
- a CDS encoding SpoIIE family protein phosphatase/ATP-binding protein, with amino-acid sequence MNARKDRKPRDGRTGLRSVAGQVFALEALIALLVIAAAVFVIFHQAQRDTERDARIRSLSVAEAFAKAPGVDEALTSPDPTAELQARAEATRLATGVDFIAVLSPAGVRYTDSEPELIGRVATGDLTRATVDGESFTELFRGAPNDAVRAVVPVVDEQGKIVGMVSSGIEVESITDALQGRLPLLVGAAAGALALAVGGAGLVSRRLRRQTHGLGPAEMTRMKEHHEAVLHAVREGVLIVGPDHRLLLANDEARRLLALSADAEKRHVSELGLDPRTVELLTSGRAATDEVHRAGDRLLAVSVRPTLTAGAESGSVMTMRDTTELAVVTGRAAVARGRLQLLYEAGVRIGTTLEVVRTAEELAEVAVPRFADFATVELLEPVLRGEEPPEDAATMTEMRRTALSGLRPDQPLQPVGETIHFEVTGAPMAVALAAGHAVAQPELAAAEAWRAQDPEGAAQALAYGMHSLLTVPLLARGVVLGMANFWRADTPEPFGEEDLSFAEELAARAAVAIDNARRFTREHAMAVTLQRSLLPRVLPEQSAVDVAYRYLPAKAGVGGDWFDVIPLPGARVALVVGDVVGHGLHAAATMGRLRTAVHNFSTLDVPPDELLGHLDELTARIDHREWEGPDAEGRRRDEGITGATCLYAIYDPASGRCTMASAGHPGPALVGSDGRVEFPELSPGLPLGLGLGDVPFEATELRLPEGSKLVLFTDGLLEDRGRDLDTGLGLLRSTLARPDRSPEQTCADVLATLLTPSPRDDIALLVARTRLLDRERIAEWEVVRDPSAVSPVRNAAAAKLSEWGLDGLAFTAELVLSELITNAVRYGADPVRVRLLHDRTLICEVSDGSSTSPHLRHATTTDEGGRGLYLVAQYAERWGTRYGRRGKTIWAELRVDDTDEGPIAATVVPDLDALEDLAW; translated from the coding sequence ATGAACGCGCGGAAGGACCGGAAGCCGCGGGACGGCAGGACGGGGCTGCGGAGCGTCGCGGGCCAGGTCTTCGCCCTGGAGGCGCTGATCGCCCTCCTGGTCATCGCGGCGGCGGTCTTCGTCATCTTCCACCAGGCGCAGCGGGACACCGAGCGGGACGCCCGGATCCGGTCGCTCTCGGTCGCGGAGGCCTTCGCGAAGGCGCCGGGCGTCGACGAGGCGCTGACCTCGCCTGATCCGACGGCGGAGCTCCAGGCCCGGGCGGAGGCCACCCGCCTGGCGACGGGCGTCGACTTCATCGCCGTCCTGAGCCCGGCCGGGGTGCGGTACACGGACTCGGAGCCGGAGCTCATCGGCCGCGTCGCCACCGGGGACCTCACACGCGCCACGGTCGACGGCGAGTCCTTCACCGAGCTCTTCCGGGGCGCGCCGAACGACGCGGTACGGGCCGTGGTCCCGGTGGTGGACGAGCAGGGCAAGATCGTCGGGATGGTCAGCAGTGGCATCGAGGTGGAGAGCATCACGGACGCGCTGCAGGGGCGGCTGCCGCTGCTCGTCGGCGCGGCGGCCGGCGCGCTGGCGCTCGCCGTGGGCGGGGCGGGTCTGGTGAGCCGGCGGCTGCGGCGGCAGACGCACGGCCTCGGGCCCGCCGAGATGACCCGGATGAAGGAGCACCACGAGGCGGTCCTGCACGCCGTGCGCGAAGGAGTCCTGATCGTGGGCCCCGACCACCGGCTGCTCCTCGCCAACGACGAGGCGCGGCGGCTGCTCGCGCTGTCCGCGGACGCGGAGAAGCGGCACGTCTCGGAGCTCGGCCTCGATCCCCGTACGGTCGAACTCCTCACGTCGGGCCGGGCCGCCACCGACGAGGTGCACCGGGCGGGCGACCGGCTGCTCGCGGTGAGCGTGCGCCCCACGCTCACCGCCGGCGCCGAGTCCGGGAGCGTCATGACGATGCGGGACACCACCGAGCTGGCCGTCGTGACCGGCCGGGCGGCGGTGGCCCGCGGCCGGCTCCAGCTGCTGTACGAGGCGGGGGTGCGGATCGGGACGACACTGGAGGTCGTACGGACCGCGGAGGAGCTGGCGGAGGTGGCGGTGCCGCGGTTCGCGGACTTCGCGACGGTGGAGCTCCTCGAACCGGTGCTGCGCGGGGAGGAGCCCCCGGAGGACGCGGCCACGATGACGGAGATGCGGCGGACGGCGCTGAGCGGGCTGCGGCCTGACCAGCCGCTCCAGCCGGTCGGGGAGACCATCCACTTCGAGGTGACCGGCGCCCCGATGGCGGTCGCGCTGGCCGCGGGGCACGCGGTGGCGCAGCCGGAACTGGCGGCGGCGGAGGCCTGGCGGGCGCAGGACCCGGAGGGCGCGGCGCAGGCCCTCGCGTACGGGATGCACTCGCTGCTCACGGTGCCGCTGCTGGCCCGCGGGGTCGTCCTCGGGATGGCGAACTTCTGGCGGGCGGACACCCCGGAGCCGTTCGGGGAGGAGGACCTGTCGTTCGCGGAGGAGCTGGCGGCGCGGGCGGCGGTGGCGATCGACAACGCGCGCCGGTTCACGCGGGAGCACGCGATGGCGGTGACGCTCCAGCGGAGCCTGCTGCCGAGGGTGCTGCCGGAGCAGAGCGCGGTGGACGTGGCCTACCGCTACCTCCCGGCGAAGGCGGGGGTGGGCGGCGACTGGTTCGACGTGATCCCGCTGCCGGGGGCGCGGGTGGCCCTGGTGGTGGGCGACGTGGTGGGGCACGGGCTGCACGCGGCGGCCACGATGGGGCGGCTGCGGACGGCCGTGCACAACTTCTCGACGCTCGACGTGCCCCCGGACGAGCTTCTCGGTCACCTCGACGAGCTGACGGCCAGGATCGACCACCGCGAGTGGGAGGGCCCGGATGCCGAGGGGCGGCGGCGGGACGAGGGCATCACGGGCGCGACCTGCCTGTACGCGATCTACGACCCGGCTTCCGGGCGGTGCACGATGGCGAGCGCGGGGCATCCGGGACCGGCGCTCGTCGGCTCGGACGGGCGGGTCGAGTTCCCGGAGCTGTCGCCGGGGCTGCCGCTGGGGCTCGGCCTGGGGGACGTGCCGTTCGAGGCGACGGAGCTGCGGCTGCCGGAGGGGAGCAAGCTGGTGCTCTTCACGGACGGGCTCCTGGAGGACCGGGGGCGGGACCTGGACACGGGGCTAGGGCTGCTGCGGTCCACGCTCGCGCGCCCGGACCGGAGCCCGGAGCAGACCTGTGCGGACGTCCTGGCGACGCTGCTCACGCCCTCGCCGCGCGACGACATCGCGCTGCTCGTGGCGCGGACCCGGCTGCTCGACCGGGAGCGGATCGCGGAATGGGAGGTGGTGCGGGACCCGTCGGCGGTCTCGCCCGTACGGAACGCGGCGGCGGCGAAGCTGTCGGAGTGGGGGCTCGACGGGCTCGCGTTCACGGCGGAGCTGGTCCTCAGCGAGCTGATCACGAACGCGGTGCGGTACGGCGCCGATCCGGTCCGGGTGCGGCTGCTCCACGACCGCACGCTGATCTGCGAGGTCTCGGACGGCAGCAGCACGTCCCCACACCTGCGGCACGCGACGACGACCGACGAGGGCGGACGCGGGCTGTACCTGGTGGCGCAGTACGCGGAGCGCTGGGGCACGCGGTACGGCCGGCGCGGCAAGACGATCTGGGCCGAGCTGCGGGTGGACGACACGGACGAGGGTCCGATCGCGGCGACGGTGGTGCCGGACCTGGACGCGCTGGAGGACCTGGCCTGGTGA
- a CDS encoding SpoIIE family protein phosphatase, translating to MTAGSFPETAGRAGVPFDAKGLLDILGVAAIVIDARGRIVLWSPQAEALFGYRADEALGRYIARLIVGAEHREEALRLFGEVLRGGATWAGTFPVRHKDGSSREVEFRNMRLTDDLGGLYALGIAADRAVVERVETRLALSDRLVSQSPIGLAVLDTDLRYVLVNPALERINGVPAELHIGRRIADMLPRIDAAALEGALREVLATGRPLLDHPTAGRTPADPEHEHTWSVSFYRLDGPEGQVLGVATSVIDVTARQDADAEADRSRRRLALVADASARVGTTLEVDRTADELAGVVVPELADIAAVDVLDSVLALRRPGAPEAGPELFRALAVKASGPTEALPAADPPGAVAMYGADRLVTRCVHTGLPVLVEHVGPGDLPRIARNPEAADQLRRAGVHSYLAVPLIARGEVLGALDLKRDRNPLPFDSDDVLLATELAARAAVSIDNARWYQSVRNSAVTLQRSLLPGKPPERAGLEVATRYQPAQASSEVGGDWYDVIALPGDKTALVVGDVMGSGIDAAATMGRLRAATSAFTDLGLSPAQVLRHLDRITAGLEHYIATCLFAVHDPRLGRVRIANAGHLPPVRIPAAGPAELVRVSTGVPLGVGGGTFRTVRIPFRPGDVLVLYTDGLVETRDAAIDDRLAVLVGLLDEARGPLEETCDMLLQALRRPGAPDDVALLVARSTA from the coding sequence GTGACGGCCGGTTCCTTCCCGGAGACGGCGGGGCGGGCGGGTGTGCCGTTCGACGCCAAGGGGCTCCTCGACATCCTCGGGGTCGCGGCCATCGTCATCGACGCCCGCGGCCGGATCGTGCTGTGGAGCCCGCAGGCGGAGGCCCTCTTCGGCTACCGCGCGGACGAGGCCCTCGGCCGGTACATCGCCCGGCTGATCGTCGGCGCCGAGCACCGCGAGGAGGCGCTGCGCCTCTTCGGCGAGGTGTTGCGCGGCGGCGCGACCTGGGCGGGCACCTTCCCCGTACGGCACAAGGACGGCAGCAGCCGCGAGGTGGAGTTCCGGAACATGCGGCTCACCGACGACCTCGGGGGGCTGTACGCCCTGGGCATCGCCGCCGACCGCGCCGTCGTCGAGCGCGTCGAGACCCGCCTCGCCCTCTCCGACCGGCTCGTCTCCCAGTCGCCGATCGGTCTCGCCGTCCTCGACACCGACCTGCGGTACGTCCTCGTGAACCCCGCTCTGGAGCGGATCAACGGCGTCCCGGCCGAGCTGCACATCGGGCGCCGGATCGCCGACATGCTGCCGCGGATCGACGCGGCGGCGCTGGAGGGGGCGCTGCGCGAGGTCCTCGCCACGGGCCGGCCGCTGCTCGACCACCCGACGGCGGGGCGGACCCCGGCCGACCCCGAGCACGAGCACACCTGGTCGGTGTCCTTCTACCGCCTGGACGGGCCCGAGGGCCAGGTCCTGGGGGTCGCGACCTCGGTGATCGACGTGACCGCGCGGCAGGACGCCGACGCGGAGGCGGACCGGTCCCGTCGGCGGCTCGCGCTCGTCGCGGACGCCTCGGCGCGGGTCGGCACCACCCTGGAGGTGGACCGGACGGCCGACGAGCTCGCCGGGGTCGTGGTGCCGGAGCTCGCGGACATCGCGGCCGTCGACGTCCTGGACTCCGTCCTGGCGCTGCGCAGGCCCGGGGCGCCCGAGGCGGGCCCCGAGCTGTTCCGCGCGCTCGCGGTGAAGGCCTCGGGGCCGACGGAGGCGCTGCCGGCCGCGGACCCGCCCGGGGCGGTGGCGATGTACGGGGCGGACCGGCTGGTCACCCGCTGTGTGCACACGGGGCTGCCGGTCCTCGTCGAGCACGTCGGGCCCGGTGACCTGCCCCGGATCGCCCGGAACCCGGAGGCCGCGGATCAGCTCCGGCGGGCGGGGGTGCACTCGTACCTGGCGGTGCCGCTGATCGCGCGTGGGGAGGTGCTCGGCGCGCTCGACCTCAAGCGTGACCGCAATCCGCTGCCCTTCGACAGCGACGACGTGCTGCTCGCGACGGAGCTCGCCGCCCGCGCCGCGGTCAGCATCGACAACGCCCGCTGGTACCAGAGCGTGCGGAACTCGGCGGTGACGCTGCAGCGCAGTCTGCTGCCCGGCAAGCCGCCGGAGCGCGCGGGTCTTGAGGTCGCCACCCGGTACCAGCCGGCGCAGGCGTCGAGCGAGGTCGGCGGAGACTGGTACGACGTGATCGCTCTGCCCGGCGACAAGACGGCGCTGGTCGTCGGGGACGTGATGGGCAGCGGGATCGACGCGGCGGCGACCATGGGGCGGCTTCGCGCGGCCACCAGTGCGTTCACGGACCTCGGGCTGTCGCCGGCGCAGGTGCTGCGGCATCTGGACCGGATCACGGCGGGCCTTGAGCACTACATCGCGACCTGCCTCTTCGCGGTGCACGATCCGCGCCTGGGCCGGGTCCGGATCGCGAACGCGGGCCATCTGCCGCCCGTGCGGATCCCGGCGGCCGGCCCGGCCGAGCTGGTGCGGGTCTCGACCGGGGTACCGCTGGGGGTGGGCGGCGGCACCTTCCGGACGGTCCGCATCCCCTTCCGTCCCGGGGACGTGCTCGTGCTCTACACGGACGGTCTCGTCGAGACCCGTGACGCGGCGATCGACGACCGGCTCGCGGTGCTCGTGGGGCTGCTCGACGAGGCGCGCGGGCCTCTGGAGGAGACCTGCGACATGCTGCTCCAGGCGCTGCGGCGGCCGGGCGCACCGGACGACGTGGCGCTGCTCGTCGCGCGGAGCACGGCATGA
- a CDS encoding MFS transporter, translated as MRWYLTGTVVSGFGTTALWLVSGIWVKSLTGSDSLAALAAFALWAPVLLGPLLGTLADRVRRRPLLVVLNTAMALLLPVLLWVESADRVWLLFAVLVLYGAQGAVHEAAEQALVATTLDEERLGTFNGLRMTANESVKLIAPLVAAGLFARYGGGPVALLDAASFALAAVLFALMPVREERPARSARRHWWRETAEGVRLLRASPVLRPLVATGGFTMLLAGVNGAAIYAVVDSGLGRSPAYAGVLYTVQGAGSVLAGLLAGPLLRRVPERVLAAAGLGLFAVAVGVRALPYGASALAASAVIGLGMPWVLVAVMTAVQREAPAEAVGRLAATANTLVFAPNALAIAFGAGLVAVVDVRILLPLLALAGTAWAAGLAAGGRRREGGFRRLRADGLAVRGGQGAGSMEGGA; from the coding sequence ATGCGTTGGTATCTGACAGGCACCGTCGTGTCCGGATTCGGTACGACGGCCCTATGGCTGGTCTCGGGGATCTGGGTCAAGTCCCTGACGGGTTCGGACAGCCTTGCGGCGCTCGCCGCCTTCGCCCTGTGGGCGCCCGTCCTCCTCGGGCCGCTGCTCGGCACGCTCGCCGACCGGGTGCGGCGGCGGCCGCTGCTCGTCGTCCTGAACACGGCGATGGCGCTCCTGCTGCCCGTGCTCCTGTGGGTGGAGTCGGCGGACCGGGTGTGGCTGCTGTTCGCGGTGCTCGTGCTGTACGGGGCCCAGGGCGCCGTCCACGAGGCCGCCGAGCAGGCCCTCGTCGCGACGACGCTCGACGAGGAACGGCTCGGCACCTTCAACGGGCTCCGGATGACCGCGAACGAGTCGGTGAAGCTGATCGCGCCGCTCGTGGCGGCGGGGCTCTTCGCCCGGTACGGAGGCGGCCCGGTCGCCCTCCTCGACGCGGCGAGCTTCGCGCTCGCGGCGGTCCTGTTCGCGCTGATGCCGGTCCGGGAGGAGCGTCCCGCGCGGTCCGCGAGGCGGCACTGGTGGCGGGAGACGGCCGAGGGCGTCCGGCTCCTTCGGGCCTCGCCGGTGCTGCGGCCGCTGGTGGCGACGGGCGGGTTCACGATGCTGCTCGCCGGGGTGAACGGGGCCGCGATCTACGCCGTGGTGGACAGCGGGCTCGGGCGCTCCCCCGCGTACGCCGGTGTGCTGTACACGGTCCAGGGCGCCGGCTCGGTCCTCGCGGGCCTGCTCGCGGGGCCGCTGCTGCGCCGGGTCCCGGAGCGGGTGCTCGCCGCCGCCGGTCTCGGGCTGTTCGCGGTGGCGGTGGGCGTGCGGGCGCTGCCGTACGGGGCGTCGGCGCTCGCGGCGAGCGCGGTGATCGGCCTGGGGATGCCGTGGGTCCTCGTCGCCGTCATGACGGCGGTCCAGCGGGAGGCCCCGGCGGAGGCCGTGGGCCGGCTGGCGGCGACCGCGAACACCCTGGTCTTCGCCCCGAACGCACTGGCCATCGCCTTCGGCGCCGGTCTGGTCGCGGTGGTCGACGTCCGGATCCTCCTGCCGCTCCTCGCGCTCGCGGGAACGGCCTGGGCCGCCGGCCTCGCGGCGGGGGGCCGGCGCCGCGAGGGCGGCTTCAGGCGCTTACGGGCCGACGGGCTCGCGGTGCGGGGTGGGCAGGGGGCGGGGAGCATGGAGGGAGGCGCGTAG
- a CDS encoding peptidoglycan D,D-transpeptidase FtsI family protein, with protein sequence MNKTIRHTSVFVLVLVLALLGRATWVQAYEGKALADDSKNRRKTIAQYAQPLGNIVVAGSPVTGSKKTEGGDLAYKRTYTDGELYAAVTGYSSQAYGATQLEGIYDDVLDGTDDRLKNPVDAVTRSQQKPGTVVTTIDPDVQKAAYKALGNKKGAAVAVDPATGRILAMVSTPSYDPSKIAGTADGAAWKELMADEDKPMVNRALRQPLPPGSTFKLVVAAAALEDGLYGSVDAATQSPDPYTLPNTRTVLKNENASAPCENATIRTALRYSCNNVFAKMAADLGQDKVKAMAEKFGFNDAELDVPVRAYASVYPSGMDSAQTALTGIGQFDVTATPLQMAMVSAAIANDGLLAAPHMVSEVVDSDGDALTSYDDGDTTRVVSSSTAEQLRSAMRTVVDKGTGTNAAISGAEVGGKTGTAQHGENNSKTPYAWFTSYAKDPSTGKQVAVAVMIEDSGAARSEVSGNGLAAPVAQKMMAAALK encoded by the coding sequence ATGAACAAGACGATCAGGCACACGTCGGTCTTCGTCCTCGTCCTGGTGCTCGCCCTCCTGGGCCGGGCCACCTGGGTGCAGGCGTACGAAGGCAAGGCGCTGGCGGACGACTCGAAGAACCGGCGGAAGACCATCGCGCAGTACGCGCAGCCGCTGGGCAACATCGTCGTGGCCGGTTCGCCGGTCACCGGCTCGAAGAAGACGGAGGGAGGCGATCTCGCGTACAAGCGCACCTACACGGACGGCGAGCTGTACGCGGCGGTCACGGGCTACAGCTCGCAGGCGTACGGCGCCACGCAGCTGGAGGGCATCTACGACGACGTCCTCGACGGCACCGACGACCGGCTGAAGAACCCGGTGGACGCGGTGACCCGCTCGCAGCAGAAGCCCGGCACGGTCGTCACCACGATCGACCCGGACGTGCAGAAGGCCGCCTACAAGGCCCTCGGGAACAAGAAGGGCGCGGCCGTCGCGGTCGACCCGGCCACCGGCCGGATCCTGGCCATGGTGTCCACCCCGTCGTACGACCCGTCGAAGATCGCCGGGACGGCGGACGGCGCCGCCTGGAAGGAGCTGATGGCCGACGAGGACAAGCCGATGGTCAACCGCGCCCTGCGCCAGCCCCTCCCGCCCGGCTCCACCTTCAAGCTGGTCGTCGCGGCGGCGGCCCTGGAGGACGGCCTGTACGGCTCGGTCGACGCGGCGACGCAGAGCCCCGACCCGTACACCCTGCCGAACACCCGGACCGTGCTGAAGAACGAGAACGCCTCCGCCCCCTGCGAGAACGCCACGATCCGTACCGCACTCCGGTACTCCTGCAACAACGTGTTCGCCAAGATGGCCGCGGACCTGGGGCAGGACAAGGTGAAGGCGATGGCGGAGAAGTTCGGCTTCAACGACGCCGAGCTCGACGTCCCGGTCCGCGCCTACGCGAGCGTCTACCCCTCGGGCATGGACTCCGCCCAGACGGCGCTCACCGGCATCGGGCAGTTCGACGTGACCGCCACCCCGCTCCAGATGGCCATGGTGTCGGCCGCGATCGCCAACGACGGCCTCCTGGCCGCCCCGCACATGGTCTCGGAGGTCGTCGACTCCGACGGCGACGCCCTCACCTCCTACGACGACGGGGACACCACGCGGGTCGTCTCCTCCTCGACGGCGGAGCAGCTGCGGAGCGCGATGCGGACGGTGGTGGACAAGGGCACCGGCACCAACGCGGCGATCTCCGGGGCCGAGGTCGGCGGCAAGACGGGCACGGCCCAGCACGGCGAGAACAACAGCAAGACGCCGTACGCCTGGTTCACCTCCTACGCGAAGGACCCCTCGACCGGGAAGCAGGTCGCCGTCGCGGTGATGATCGAGGACTCGGGCGCGGCCCGCTCCGAGGTCAGCGGCAACGGCCTGGCGGCCCCGGTGGCGCAGAAGATGATGGCCGCGGCGCTGAAGTGA
- a CDS encoding response regulator transcription factor: MRVVVADDERMVRTALRVILDAEPDLEVVGEAATGAEAVSVVRAARPDVVLMDVRMPEIDGIRATEQILAGMAERPRIVVVTTFENDSYVYDALRVGAAGFLLKRAAAEELVSAVRLVARSDSLLYPAAVRGLAAEHARRAPAAAPWVARLTEREAEVLRHVATGLTNAEIAERIGVGPATVKSHVAALLAKLGARDRTQAVILAYESGFVRAG; encoded by the coding sequence ATTCGGGTGGTCGTCGCCGACGACGAGCGGATGGTGCGCACGGCCCTGCGGGTCATCCTGGACGCGGAGCCCGACCTGGAGGTCGTCGGCGAGGCGGCGACCGGCGCCGAGGCGGTGTCGGTGGTGCGGGCGGCGCGGCCGGACGTCGTACTGATGGACGTGCGGATGCCGGAGATCGACGGGATCCGGGCCACCGAGCAGATCCTCGCGGGGATGGCGGAACGGCCCCGGATCGTGGTCGTGACGACCTTCGAGAACGACTCCTACGTGTACGACGCGCTGCGCGTCGGCGCGGCCGGCTTCCTGCTGAAGCGGGCGGCGGCGGAGGAGCTGGTGAGCGCGGTCCGGCTGGTCGCCCGGAGTGACTCGCTGCTCTACCCGGCGGCGGTACGCGGCCTGGCGGCCGAGCACGCCCGCCGCGCGCCGGCGGCGGCGCCCTGGGTGGCACGGCTCACCGAGCGGGAGGCGGAGGTGCTGCGGCACGTGGCGACGGGCCTGACGAACGCCGAGATCGCCGAGCGGATCGGCGTGGGCCCGGCGACGGTCAAGTCGCACGTGGCGGCGCTCCTGGCGAAGCTGGGCGCCCGGGACCGCACGCAGGCGGTGATCCTGGCGTACGAGTCGGGATTCGTTCGGGCGGGGTGA
- a CDS encoding sensor histidine kinase: MRRCAVALFGQRARLRWLHLILGGALFMPYWLVGTVFLAALLDSPGMFGGSLAVQFGAYAVGLPLAAVTALFPLARPMSVAVARALCGVPADRFADGPARGREAKARTAGWFTLHVGAGALISGASLAVPPFAASLAALPFSAALRESELGRFWGLDRPWLLWAALPGGLLMLLALAATAAATGALLARLAPRLLGPSPADRLAVAERRVAEAESRNRLARELHDSVGHALSAVTLQAGAARRVLDTGDAADLEFVREALTAIEETTRRTVGELDWVLGLLRRGAEVEEGVGPGLDALEALVRGAGPRVALTVDGALGPVPEALSREAYRIVQEGLTNAARHAGGTPVSVRLDARTEELEITMENPLPERPPVARPHGGRGLRGVGERARLLGGTAEAGPVDGVWRLAVRIPR, encoded by the coding sequence GTGAGGCGGTGCGCGGTCGCCCTGTTCGGGCAGCGGGCCAGGCTGCGCTGGCTCCATCTGATCCTGGGCGGCGCGCTGTTCATGCCGTACTGGCTGGTCGGCACCGTCTTCCTGGCGGCCTTGCTCGACTCCCCGGGGATGTTCGGGGGCAGCCTCGCCGTGCAGTTCGGGGCGTACGCGGTCGGGCTGCCGCTCGCCGCGGTCACCGCGCTGTTCCCACTGGCCCGGCCCATGTCGGTGGCGGTGGCGCGGGCGCTGTGCGGGGTTCCGGCCGACCGGTTCGCGGACGGTCCGGCCCGCGGCCGCGAGGCGAAGGCCCGGACGGCCGGCTGGTTCACGCTGCACGTGGGCGCCGGCGCGCTGATCAGCGGGGCGTCGCTGGCCGTGCCGCCGTTCGCGGCGTCGCTGGCGGCGCTGCCGTTCTCGGCGGCCCTGCGGGAGTCGGAGCTCGGCCGGTTCTGGGGGCTCGACCGGCCCTGGCTGCTCTGGGCGGCCCTCCCCGGCGGACTGCTCATGCTGCTCGCGCTCGCCGCCACCGCCGCCGCGACCGGGGCGCTGCTCGCCCGGCTGGCGCCCCGGCTGCTCGGGCCGAGCCCCGCGGACCGGCTCGCGGTGGCCGAGCGGCGCGTGGCGGAGGCGGAGTCGCGCAACCGGCTCGCCCGCGAGCTGCACGACTCGGTCGGCCACGCCCTCAGCGCGGTCACCCTCCAGGCGGGCGCGGCCCGCCGGGTCCTCGACACGGGCGACGCGGCCGACCTCGAGTTCGTCCGGGAGGCGCTGACCGCGATCGAGGAGACCACCCGGCGCACGGTCGGGGAGCTGGACTGGGTCCTCGGCCTGCTGCGGCGCGGCGCGGAGGTGGAGGAGGGGGTGGGCCCGGGGCTCGACGCCCTGGAGGCCCTCGTGCGCGGCGCCGGACCGCGGGTGGCGCTGACGGTGGATGGGGCCCTCGGCCCCGTACCGGAGGCGCTGTCCCGGGAGGCGTACCGGATCGTCCAGGAAGGGCTGACGAACGCGGCCCGGCACGCGGGCGGCACGCCCGTCAGCGTACGGCTCGACGCCCGTACCGAGGAGTTGGAGATCACCATGGAGAATCCCCTGCCCGAGCGGCCCCCGGTCGCCCGGCCGCACGGCGGACGCGGCCTGCGCGGGGTCGGCGAGCGGGCCCGGCTGCTCGGCGGCACCGCCGAGGCGGGGCCGGTGGACGGCGTGTGGCGCCTCGCGGTGAGGATCCCCCGGTGA
- a CDS encoding cupin domain-containing protein — protein MNEIATFAPLLTRAATAETTADPSSVMTLLADSDTTGGQLTSYRSSFAKGAVGAPAHFHTKASEMFFVLGGSLQVLVGEELTVLEEGDFLLVPPHTPHAFAAAPGAEADVLFAFTPGMARFDYLRLLGRVMRGEASFEEIKASSEQYDNHYVDSPVWRQALAERG, from the coding sequence ATGAACGAGATCGCGACCTTCGCCCCGCTCCTGACCCGTGCCGCCACCGCGGAGACCACCGCAGACCCGAGCAGCGTGATGACGCTCCTCGCCGACTCCGACACGACCGGCGGGCAGCTCACCAGCTACCGCTCCTCCTTCGCGAAGGGTGCGGTCGGCGCCCCGGCGCACTTCCACACCAAGGCCTCGGAGATGTTCTTCGTCCTCGGCGGCTCGCTCCAGGTCCTCGTCGGCGAGGAGCTGACCGTCCTGGAGGAGGGCGACTTCCTCCTGGTCCCGCCGCACACCCCGCACGCCTTCGCGGCGGCGCCGGGCGCCGAGGCCGACGTCCTCTTCGCCTTCACGCCCGGCATGGCCCGATTCGACTACCTGCGCCTGCTCGGCCGGGTCATGCGCGGCGAGGCGAGCTTCGAGGAGATCAAGGCGTCCTCGGAGCAGTACGACAACCACTACGTGGACAGCCCGGTCTGGCGGCAGGCCCTCGCCGAGCGCGGCTGA
- a CDS encoding IclR family transcriptional regulator, translating into MATADAGGAQVKSAVRTVELLEYFAGRPGMHSLAAVQEAVGYPKSSLYMLLRTLVELGWVETDATGTRYGIGVRALLVGTSYIDGDEVVAAARPTLDRLSDDTTETIHLARLDGTNVVYLATRQSQHYLRPFTRVGRRLPAHSTSLGKALLATHTDEQVRKLLPETLPALTEHTITDREELIEELRVIREQGFSVDREENTLGLRCFGIAIPYRTPARDAISCSVPVARLTPAHEQMIKDALFDARDRLTLATRRL; encoded by the coding sequence ATGGCGACTGCCGACGCGGGTGGGGCACAGGTGAAGTCCGCGGTGCGGACCGTGGAGCTGCTGGAGTACTTCGCCGGGCGCCCCGGGATGCACTCGCTCGCCGCCGTCCAGGAGGCCGTCGGCTACCCCAAGTCCAGCCTGTACATGCTGCTGCGCACCCTGGTCGAGCTGGGCTGGGTGGAGACGGACGCCACCGGCACGCGGTACGGCATCGGGGTGCGGGCGCTGCTCGTCGGCACCTCGTACATCGACGGCGACGAGGTCGTGGCCGCCGCCCGGCCGACGCTGGACCGGCTCTCCGACGACACCACGGAGACCATCCACCTCGCGCGGCTCGACGGCACCAACGTGGTCTATCTGGCGACCCGTCAGTCCCAGCACTACCTACGGCCGTTCACCCGGGTCGGGCGCAGGCTGCCCGCGCACTCGACCTCGCTCGGCAAGGCGCTGCTCGCCACCCACACCGACGAGCAGGTGCGCAAGCTGCTCCCGGAGACGCTGCCGGCGCTGACCGAGCACACGATCACCGACCGCGAGGAGCTCATCGAGGAGCTGCGCGTCATCCGCGAGCAGGGCTTCTCGGTGGACCGCGAGGAGAACACGCTGGGGCTGCGCTGCTTCGGCATCGCCATCCCCTACCGGACCCCGGCGCGGGACGCGATCAGCTGCTCGGTGCCGGTGGCGCGGCTCACCCCGGCCCATGAGCAGATGATCAAGGACGCGCTCTTCGACGCGCGGGACCGGCTGACGCTGGCGACCCGCCGCCTCTGA